A single genomic interval of candidate division WOR-3 bacterium harbors:
- the purQ gene encoding phosphoribosylformylglycinamidine synthase I, whose amino-acid sequence MVRVCVIFAAGINCDQETIFAFEKAGAKAERVHINILKKKPALLREYQVLVIPGGFSYGDYIASGRVLANEIRHNLAEEVSRFLAEGKPILGICNGFQVLVKCGLLPAFERPFEPQSVTLDTNDSARYEDRWVYLKRENSPCIFTQDLPEIIYLPVAHSEGKFIVNSPETLRRLKENRQIVFRYVTAEGKEAKYPENPNGSIAGIAGICDPSGRVFGLMPHPERYTMIEHHPRWHRERLTRPDGIAIFENAVRYARKNL is encoded by the coding sequence ATGGTTCGGGTGTGCGTCATTTTTGCCGCTGGCATCAACTGCGACCAGGAGACCATTTTCGCCTTTGAAAAGGCGGGTGCAAAGGCAGAAAGGGTGCACATCAACATCCTCAAGAAAAAGCCCGCACTTTTGCGGGAGTATCAGGTATTGGTCATTCCGGGCGGTTTTTCCTATGGCGACTACATCGCCTCCGGCAGGGTGTTAGCAAATGAAATCCGGCACAACCTTGCCGAAGAGGTCAGCCGCTTTCTCGCCGAGGGCAAACCCATTTTAGGCATCTGCAACGGCTTTCAGGTCTTGGTAAAGTGTGGGCTTCTGCCCGCATTTGAGAGACCATTTGAACCCCAGAGCGTAACACTGGACACCAATGACTCAGCCCGCTATGAGGACCGCTGGGTCTATCTCAAAAGAGAAAACTCCCCCTGCATTTTTACCCAAGACCTGCCGGAGATTATCTACCTACCGGTGGCGCACAGCGAGGGCAAGTTCATCGTGAACTCGCCTGAGACCTTAAGGCGCCTGAAGGAAAACCGTCAGATAGTTTTTCGCTATGTAACCGCGGAGGGCAAGGAGGCAAAATACCCTGAAAACCCCAACGGCTCAATTGCAGGCATCGCGGGCATCTGCGACCCGAGCGGCAGGGTCTTTGGGCTGATGCCCCATCCTGAGCGCTACACCATGATAGAGCACCACCCCCGCTGGCATCGGGAAAGGTTGACAAGACCTGATGGAATTGCCATATTTGAAAATGCGGTCAGATATGCCCGAAAAAACCTTTAA
- a CDS encoding DUF763 domain-containing protein, whose translation MRRGIAEMPLHYGSAPSWLFERMKRLVRAVAEIIVAEFGPEELLRRFSDPVWFQSLGCVAGFDWHSSGLTTTVCGALKEGIKGQERDFNIFVCGGKGRASRRTPEEIRLFADRFGLDGERLIQVSRLVAKVDSTALQDGYQIYHHLFIGTGRGEWAIVQQGMNTQTRWARRYHWLSEGLDSFVVEPHKGIIGKRSDRVLNMVASEAETARKAIVEIAAQRPEMTVREVSKLNLPAHHPVLASDISPTYLHKVLLKTYEEPPEDFAQLLLVSGVGPKTVRALALVAEVAYGAPLSFRDPVTYSFAHGGKDGYPYPVSRDDYDRSIQFLERGIKEAKLGQYEKLRALRRLERWSSAMTRQ comes from the coding sequence ATGCGCCGCGGGATTGCGGAAATGCCTCTGCATTACGGTTCTGCACCCTCCTGGCTTTTTGAGCGGATGAAGCGGCTGGTGCGCGCGGTTGCTGAAATAATTGTTGCCGAGTTCGGTCCTGAGGAACTCCTGCGGCGGTTTTCTGACCCGGTCTGGTTTCAGAGCCTTGGCTGCGTTGCCGGGTTTGACTGGCACTCATCAGGTCTGACAACAACGGTCTGCGGTGCATTGAAGGAGGGCATCAAGGGTCAGGAAAGGGATTTCAATATCTTCGTCTGCGGTGGCAAGGGCAGGGCATCACGCCGGACACCGGAGGAAATCAGGCTTTTTGCGGACAGGTTCGGTCTTGATGGTGAAAGGCTAATTCAGGTGAGCAGGCTGGTGGCAAAGGTGGATTCAACCGCACTTCAGGACGGTTATCAGATTTACCACCACCTTTTTATCGGCACGGGCAGGGGTGAATGGGCAATTGTTCAGCAGGGGATGAATACCCAGACCCGCTGGGCGCGCAGATACCACTGGCTCTCGGAAGGCTTGGACAGTTTTGTTGTTGAGCCGCATAAAGGGATTATCGGCAAAAGGTCAGACAGGGTCCTTAATATGGTTGCATCTGAGGCGGAAACGGCAAGAAAGGCAATAGTGGAAATTGCCGCCCAAAGACCGGAAATGACCGTGAGAGAGGTCTCAAAGTTAAATCTGCCTGCCCACCATCCGGTTCTGGCAAGTGATATCTCACCCACCTATCTTCATAAGGTTCTCTTAAAGACCTATGAAGAGCCGCCAGAAGATTTTGCCCAACTTTTGCTTGTTTCTGGTGTCGGACCAAAGACAGTCAGGGCGCTGGCGCTTGTTGCTGAGGTGGCTTATGGCGCGCCCTTGTCTTTTCGTGACCCGGTAACATACTCCTTTGCCCATGGTGGCAAGGATGGCTATCCCTATCCGGTTAGCCGAGATGATTATGACCGCTCAATCCAATTCCTTGAAAGGGGCATCAAGGAGGCAAAACTGGGGCAGTATGAGAAACT
- a CDS encoding (2Fe-2S)-binding protein: MPEKTFKRKLRSGDEATRITEHPILSFTRGPEVTFYFEGRPLKGYLGETIAAALVANGVRVFRYSERHNRPRGFFCAVGKCSSCLMIVDGRPNTMVCMEPLREGVRVERQKGRGKI; this comes from the coding sequence ATGCCCGAAAAAACCTTTAAAAGGAAACTGCGCTCAGGGGATGAGGCGACCCGCATCACCGAGCATCCCATCCTCAGTTTCACCCGGGGTCCTGAGGTAACATTTTATTTTGAAGGCAGACCATTAAAGGGCTATCTCGGTGAGACGATTGCGGCTGCCCTTGTTGCCAACGGCGTCAGGGTGTTCAGGTATTCAGAAAGGCACAACCGTCCCCGGGGATTTTTCTGCGCGGTGGGCAAATGCTCATCCTGCCTGATGATTGTTGATGGCAGACCAAACACAATGGTCTGTATGGAGCCACTGCGTGAGGGTGTTAGGGTTGAGCGCCAGAAGGGCAGGGGCAAAATTTGA
- a CDS encoding NAD(P)/FAD-dependent oxidoreductase: MAKEQIKHTQIAIVGGGPAGLSAGIVAAKLGARVCLIDDNPRLGGQLVKQTHKFFGSKSHYCGTRGIDIARILEDELRATGCEIILNTTCIGHFRPNILGLAGAESFTKLTYDRLIVATGASENNILFENNDLPGVYGAGAVQTLMNVYGIRPGKRVLMVGSGNIGLIVSYQLLQAGVEVVAVVEALPRIGGYHVHAAKLRRLGVPILVSHTIKAALGKDSVTGAIICRLNKRLEPLKGTEKRLKVDTICLAVGLSPLVELLSQIGCQIVYIPELGGLVAWHNDDLETSVPGVYVAGDVSGVEEASTAILEGRIAGANAVMSLLGKNNDAERIIQEAKRELSLIRQGPFGEKVAKGKKRLYALNQLTQA; the protein is encoded by the coding sequence ATGGCAAAAGAGCAAATTAAACACACCCAGATTGCCATCGTCGGTGGTGGACCTGCGGGTCTCTCTGCCGGGATTGTGGCGGCAAAACTTGGGGCACGGGTTTGCCTGATTGACGACAACCCCAGGCTCGGTGGTCAACTTGTCAAACAGACCCACAAGTTCTTCGGCTCCAAGAGCCACTACTGCGGCACCAGGGGGATTGACATTGCCAGAATCCTTGAGGATGAACTGCGCGCAACCGGTTGTGAAATCATCCTGAACACCACCTGCATCGGTCATTTTAGACCAAATATCCTCGGTCTGGCAGGTGCTGAAAGTTTCACCAAACTCACCTATGACCGGTTGATTGTTGCCACCGGTGCCAGTGAAAACAACATCCTCTTTGAAAACAACGACCTGCCCGGTGTGTATGGCGCAGGTGCGGTTCAGACCCTGATGAATGTGTATGGCATAAGACCGGGCAAAAGGGTCCTGATGGTTGGCTCGGGCAACATCGGTCTTATCGTCTCCTATCAACTGCTCCAGGCAGGCGTTGAGGTTGTTGCGGTTGTTGAGGCGCTGCCAAGGATTGGCGGGTATCATGTCCATGCGGCAAAACTCAGACGACTCGGCGTGCCGATTCTTGTCTCCCATACCATCAAAGCCGCATTGGGCAAGGATTCTGTTACCGGTGCCATCATCTGCCGCCTGAACAAAAGGTTAGAGCCGCTAAAAGGAACCGAAAAAAGGCTCAAGGTTGACACCATCTGCCTTGCGGTCGGTCTCTCACCTCTTGTTGAACTTCTCTCTCAGATAGGCTGCCAAATTGTTTATATTCCAGAACTTGGAGGTCTGGTTGCCTGGCACAATGATGACCTTGAGACATCGGTCCCTGGCGTCTATGTTGCCGGTGATGTCAGTGGTGTTGAGGAGGCGTCAACCGCAATCCTTGAGGGCAGAATTGCCGGTGCCAATGCGGTGATGAGCCTTTTGGGCAAAAACAACGATGCCGAGAGGATAATTCAGGAGGCAAAAAGGGAGCTTAGCCTTATCCGCCAGGGTCCATTCGGGGAAAAGGTGGCAAAGGGCAAAAAGAGGCTTTACGCACTCAATCAATTGACTCAAGCCTAA
- a CDS encoding decaprenyl-phosphate phosphoribosyltransferase — MILAVLRSMRPKQWVKNLLVFAALVFSENLLDLPKVLKSFGAFVAFCLVSGAVYIYNDIVDKEQDRIHPKKRLRPIASGQLPVFPAAIAGTVAVIIGLGGGFYLDWRFGLIIAFYFLLQLAYSFSLKKIVVLDVMVVAAGFALRAISGTYVIRVQISPWLFVCAILLALFLALAKRRHELLFLEGGGISHRSVLGKYSETLLDQMIAVATSATVIAYCLYTIAPETVHKFGTHNLILTVPFVLYGIYRYLYLVYRKEEGGAPEKVLFTDLPLIIDVLLWLLSVVIILYFRR; from the coding sequence ATGATTTTAGCAGTCTTACGCTCGATGAGACCGAAGCAGTGGGTCAAAAACCTCTTGGTTTTTGCCGCGCTGGTCTTTTCGGAAAATCTTTTAGATTTGCCCAAGGTCTTAAAGAGTTTTGGTGCGTTTGTTGCCTTCTGCTTGGTGTCAGGCGCGGTATATATCTATAATGACATCGTTGATAAAGAGCAGGACCGCATCCATCCGAAGAAGCGGCTGCGCCCAATCGCCTCGGGTCAGTTGCCGGTTTTTCCTGCCGCAATCGCAGGTACGGTTGCGGTAATAATCGGACTTGGTGGAGGTTTCTATCTTGACTGGCGGTTCGGGTTAATCATTGCCTTTTATTTTCTTCTGCAACTGGCATACTCATTCAGTCTGAAAAAGATTGTTGTCCTTGATGTGATGGTGGTTGCCGCTGGTTTTGCCCTGCGGGCAATCTCAGGCACCTATGTCATCAGGGTGCAGATTTCACCCTGGCTTTTTGTCTGCGCCATCCTTTTGGCGCTTTTTCTGGCGCTTGCCAAGCGCAGGCACGAACTTTTGTTCCTTGAAGGGGGCGGGATTTCCCATCGCAGTGTTTTAGGCAAGTATTCTGAGACGCTTTTGGACCAGATGATTGCGGTTGCAACCTCGGCAACGGTTATCGCCTACTGCCTTTATACCATAGCGCCAGAAACGGTTCACAAGTTCGGCACACACAATCTAATTTTGACCGTGCCTTTTGTCCTCTACGGGATTTATAGATATCTTTATCTGGTCTATCGCAAGGAGGAGGGAGGGGCACCAGAAAAGGTCCTTTTCACCGATCTGCCATTAATTATTGATGTCCTTCTCTGGCTTTTGAGTGTGGTGATAATCCTCTATTTCAGACGCTGA